In Setaria viridis chromosome 5, Setaria_viridis_v4.0, whole genome shotgun sequence, the genomic stretch AGTCGTTGTTCAGGACTACAAGGGCGATCAGAGCCATAAGTTCACCTTTTGTTCGCATGCTCGTGCGACCGCAGGAATGGAATGAACTGGAGGCTATCTTGGGTTTGTCCATCTATCTTCTTGTAAATTTGTTCCAACGGCTTCAACTGCAATTCGCGTATCTGAGCATCGTAATGGCGGTGTTAATAATTCTGATGAGCAAGCTGCAGTTTCCAGGGGCTCTTCAGCTGATGAGCCGGCCCCGACGGTACCGGCGGCTGCTGCTCTGGGCTGTCCTAGCTGCCCTCCTGATTCTCGCTGCGTTACTCATATGGGTGCGGGTAAAACCAGCAGCAGCGCAACCACAAGGTCGCCTGGGAAAGGTACCACTGTTGTGGATTGACCAAGATGTTATCTTTTGGGCTTCTCAGTTAGCAGCTATCGTAGCACAGGTTGTGGCAGTGTTACTTCTCAACTTTAGACCACGCATCATTGCCAACCTAACAGACCGACCCTGTGGCCGCAAACTGCTATCTTGGGCTAAAGTAATTCTAATCATGAGTTGGCTTGGTTATTTGGTGTCGCGTTACATCGACCCCCTAGCAACGGCACCAATATCATATTATTGGGCCCGGTATTTGTTGAACTCAATGGGCATACCATTAGCTACATTGGTTCTCTCACTTGGCAGCCTACAGACCCCGGCAAATGGTTCCTCTAGCCAACTGACTGACATCACCCTGCACATATGCTTCTTTGGCCAACTGTTGTACTCATTACTGGGCGCCTCAGACCTCCTGACAGTGTTTGCACTGCTAGTGGTGCTACTGGTTGGCAACCTGCAGATTCCGGCGGCTGTCGCACCAATTGTGATATCGTCGGTGCGCCTTGGTTGTCTGGCTCACCATGCTCACCAACAACACACTGAAAAAGACTTAGTGACATCTGTAGTGTTCTTCTACGTGCTGGCGCTCTGCCAAGGGACACTCTACATTGTGGCATGCATCTCCCatctcttctctttcttcctccgtAGATCCCTAGCACGCCAGTCGGGACTCAAAGGCAAGCGGGGAGCAAGAGCTGTCGACCTGTACTACAACTGCGTCTACCTCAAGTGCATGGAAACCGGTATCCTTGCTGCAGGGAAGGAGATCAGCCTCGCTCGCTTCGCCATTGACTCCTTGAGTTCCAACTCGCGCAAAGAGCAGCTCGCCGGGGTCCTCATTCTTGACAGCCTGCTGCAACAAAAGGAAGATCTCGTCTCAAGGATCGCCTGCTCCAGCAAAGCAGTGTCCGCCTTGATCGGCATGCTTGGCTGGACAGATGGTCACGACGGAGATATCAGGCTGTTGGCCGCCAGGGTCACTGCCAAGCTCGCTGGCAGCCTCAGGGTCGCAGCGACTCCTGGCATGCTCAAGTTGGTTTCCTCACTCCTTGATGCCAAGGATCAGCTTGCAACAGGATTAATTTCACCAAAGGATGTTGGTGGCAATAACACCCCACGCAGTGCCGGAATCAAACCATGGAGAAATGATTCATATGTTAGCCGGCGTTGGCGGAGGATGAAAGAAAGATGGACTGTTCCGGAAGAGCCGCCCTTGACGCATCAGGACTCCTTCCCTGTGCTTGGCATGCTAATTCTCGAGAGGCTCGCTTCTGATCATGACAACTGTGCAGAAATTTGCAGGGCCACGGATCTCATCTCAAAGATCTCAGGGTTCGTAAGCTACATTAGCGACAATAGTGTGCAGCAGAAAGCAGTGGTCTGCTCATCATTGAGCTTGGTAAGGAGGCTTGCAATCACTGGCGGGAAAGTGGGCGTGTTGCTCCGGCAAGAGCTGTGGGAGGACCCCTTCTTGCTGGACAACCTTGTAGGTATATTGGAAGATAGCCGCAGCAGCATTAAAGTATGGGAGCCAGCCATGGATATCATAGCTAAGTTGGCCTTGGCAGAGGAGGCAAGGAAGGAGATTGGGAGCAACAAAGTGATTATTGGCAAGCTGATGCACGCATTTCTTGGGCGATATGGACCAACCAACATGCACTACTGCCAACCGTTGCGATTGGCTGCAGGAGAAGCACTGGCAAATCTTGCAATTGATAACCCTGAAAACTGCTTAGTCATCTTGGAGGAACCGGGATACAAACTTATCAAGGATCTCAATGATATGCTATGGCACAATGAGTACAGATATGTTGCTGCAACTCTTCTGCAGAATCTGTGTGAGCACTCCAGAGACAAGATGTGCAGTCTAGGTGCAAATGAGCACCTCTCGTATGCCTTGCCAGTGGTGAGTCTCTCAGTTTCTACTTAGAGAAAGTTT encodes the following:
- the LOC117855817 gene encoding uncharacterized protein; the encoded protein is MASQKDTGGGELSIQVPAARGVLPGRRRKSATAKQERRLNGFVLFVASGEWAGNAFGTLAFLWGTVVLLGGYCKDLKSEFWYATAVIFIEAFRMFSRNYRLDDQSLFRTTRAIRAISSPFVRMLVRPQEWNELEAILGLSIYLLVNLFQRLQLQFAYLSIVMAVLIILMSKLQFPGALQLMSRPRRYRRLLLWAVLAALLILAALLIWVRVKPAAAQPQGRLGKVPLLWIDQDVIFWASQLAAIVAQVVAVLLLNFRPRIIANLTDRPCGRKLLSWAKVILIMSWLGYLVSRYIDPLATAPISYYWARYLLNSMGIPLATLVLSLGSLQTPANGSSSQLTDITLHICFFGQLLYSLLGASDLLTVFALLVVLLVGNLQIPAAVAPIVISSVRLGCLAHHAHQQHTEKDLVTSVVFFYVLALCQGTLYIVACISHLFSFFLRRSLARQSGLKGKRGARAVDLYYNCVYLKCMETGILAAGKEISLARFAIDSLSSNSRKEQLAGVLILDSLLQQKEDLVSRIACSSKAVSALIGMLGWTDGHDGDIRLLAARVTAKLAGSLRVAATPGMLKLVSSLLDAKDQLATGLISPKDVGGNNTPRSAGIKPWRNDSYVSRRWRRMKERWTVPEEPPLTHQDSFPVLGMLILERLASDHDNCAEICRATDLISKISGFVSYISDNSVQQKAVVCSSLSLVRRLAITGGKVGVLLRQELWEDPFLLDNLVGILEDSRSSIKVWEPAMDIIAKLALAEEARKEIGSNKVIIGKLMHAFLGRYGPTNMHYCQPLRLAAGEALANLAIDNPENCLVILEEPGYKLIKDLNDMLWHNEYRYVAATLLQNLCEHSRDKMCSLGANEHLSYALPVVMENIMAVEGKQLEILIGLASQICNIIPECVVHSLESHLSVSAFVQKMVSALHANKKPRPEHPRMRRVIVELTVSIIESHPHYSTIFIEGGMMEALSRIESISSKVERYRIFFGNAGVVLESGLPLPATVVRAKGLFDSATSGVHHCSPHIH